GGGGCTCCTCCATGGGTACTAGGGGGCTTTTCCTCCTCCTAGGGCCGGCTTCCGCCTTGGGGGTGGGCCGGTTCGCCTACGCCCTGGCCCTTCCCCTAATGCAGGGGGCCTGGGGGCTTTCCTACGCCCAAGGGGGGCTTTTGGGGAGCGCCAACACCCTGGGCTACCTCCTGGGGGCCCTTCTAAGCCACCACCTCCTTGGGCGCCTGGGCTACCGGAAGGGGTTCTTCCTGGCCCTTTTCCTGCAGGCCCTGGCCGTGGGCCTCACCGGGGCCTTCGGCTTCCCCCTGGCCTTCCTTTTGCGGCTCCTCCAGGGCTTTTTGGGGGCCCTGGTCTTCGTGGGCGGGGCGGCCCTCCTCATGGCCTCCGGGGGCTCGGGCCGGGTCCTGGGGCTCTACTACGGCGGGGTGGGCCTGGGCCTCCTCCTCAGCCCCCTGGCCCTAAGGGAAGGCCTCTCCCCCCTCGAGGCCTGGGGGCGGCTGGGGCTTACGGCCCTTCTCCTGGCCCTTCCCGCCCTGCGGGCCCTTCCGGCCCTAAGGGAGCCGCCCCCGCCCGCCCGGGGGGAAGGGGGCCTTGGCCCCATCCTTCCCCTCCTTCTGGCCTACGGGCTTTACGGGGCGGGGTACATCGGGTACATGACCTTCGTGGCCGCCGCCCTAGGCCAGGGGGCGCTCCTCTTCGTCTCTCTAGGCCTGGGAGCGCTCCTCACGGGGTTCCTGTGGGGCCCCTGGGTGGAGCGGGTGGGGGGGTGGCGGGGGCTCTTCCACGTCCTTTTGGTGCTCTTTCTGGCCAGCCTCCCGCCTTTAGCCCAGGCCTTCCCCGCCCTCAGCGCCTTCCTCTTTGGGCTTTCCTTCCTGGGGGTGATCACCGCCCTCACCCAGGCCTTCCGCGCCCTCCTGCCCCCTTCCGCCTGGCCTAGGGCCATGGGGCTTTCCACCGCGGCCTTCGCCCTGGGCCAGGCCCTGGGCCCCGCGGCCACCGGCCTCTTCGCCGAGGCGATGGGGCGGGCGGAAGGGGCGCTTTGGGCGGCCTCCTTCCTCCTCCTCCTGGCCCTCCTTCCCGCCCGGCCCCTTACCCGGCCCTAAGACCTAAAAGAAGCCCCCCCACGAAGCTCGCCCCAAAGGGGAGGTTGTAGGTGAGGGTGGAAAGAAGCCTCTCCCAGAGGCTCTTAAGGCCGGGCTGGTCCAAGAGGGGCTCCATGTCCTTCTGGATGCGGGTCCAGTCCACCTGGACGTACCCCGCCTGGGCCAGAAGCTGGAGGGCGATGAAGAGGAGGCCGAGGCCAACGGCCAGCAGGCGGCCGATCTTCTTCAAGGCGTAGCCCACCGCGTAGCCCGCCAGGCCCCCGAAGGTGATCTGGCCCAGGTAGGGGGTGAGGTCGGGAAGGTTCATCCCCCTCACCCTAGCCAGGATGGCGCCCCTTCGGCAAGGGGGCTATTTGAGCCCGAGGAGGTCCGCCTCGGCCTTCATGGCCTCCAGGACGAAGGCCAGGTGCTCGTCCAGGGAGAGGCCCAAGGCCTCCGCCCCCTCCCGGATCTCCTCCCGGTTCACCCCCTTGGCGAAGGCCTTGTCCTTGAACTTCTTCTTGAGGCTCGGGAGCTCGAGGCCCAGGATGGACCGGTCGGGGCGCACGTAGACCGCGGCGGCGATGAGCCCGGTGAGCTCGTCCACCGCGAAGAGGGCCTTGCTCATGAGGGTCCTCCGGGGCACCCCGGTGTAGCTGGCGTGGGCCAGGATGGCCTCCAGAACCTCCTCCGGGTAGCCCAGGCGCCTAAGCTCCTCCACCCCCCGGTAGGGGTGCTCCGCGGGGTATTTCTCGTAGTCCATGTCGTGGAGAACCCCCGCCATGGCCCAAAGCTCCTCGTCCTCGCGGAAGCGGCGGGCGTAGGCCCGCAT
The sequence above is drawn from the Thermus oshimai DSM 12092 genome and encodes:
- a CDS encoding YbfB/YjiJ family MFS transporter gives rise to the protein MGTRGLFLLLGPASALGVGRFAYALALPLMQGAWGLSYAQGGLLGSANTLGYLLGALLSHHLLGRLGYRKGFFLALFLQALAVGLTGAFGFPLAFLLRLLQGFLGALVFVGGAALLMASGGSGRVLGLYYGGVGLGLLLSPLALREGLSPLEAWGRLGLTALLLALPALRALPALREPPPPARGEGGLGPILPLLLAYGLYGAGYIGYMTFVAAALGQGALLFVSLGLGALLTGFLWGPWVERVGGWRGLFHVLLVLFLASLPPLAQAFPALSAFLFGLSFLGVITALTQAFRALLPPSAWPRAMGLSTAAFALGQALGPAATGLFAEAMGRAEGALWAASFLLLLALLPARPLTRP
- a CDS encoding FUN14 domain-containing protein, with translation MNLPDLTPYLGQITFGGLAGYAVGYALKKIGRLLAVGLGLLFIALQLLAQAGYVQVDWTRIQKDMEPLLDQPGLKSLWERLLSTLTYNLPFGASFVGGLLLGLRAG
- a CDS encoding HD domain-containing protein, coding for MPSFAEALALMEAWTESESLRRHMRAVEVAMRAYARRFREDEELWAMAGVLHDMDYEKYPAEHPYRGVEELRRLGYPEEVLEAILAHASYTGVPRRTLMSKALFAVDELTGLIAAAVYVRPDRSILGLELPSLKKKFKDKAFAKGVNREEIREGAEALGLSLDEHLAFVLEAMKAEADLLGLK